A section of the Pseudomonas sp. FP453 genome encodes:
- a CDS encoding DUF3050 domain-containing protein, producing MYPLLLEQKKSRMCTHPLFTEINSLGKLQVFMQSHVFAVWDFMTLTKRLQQDLTCTQLPWLPPTNPEAARLINEIVLSEESDEHLERGHCSHFELYRDAMAEVGASTVAIDTFIALQRQGVKATAALQQIDVLPGVVRFVAKTLDIALHAPTHCVAAAFLHGRESVVPAMFERLLKGCEIIHRQAPTLSHYLNRHIQLDSQDHGPGAQRLLQCLTGTDPERQQQTADTALAAVDSRIALWDDVRAALQKVRP from the coding sequence ATGTACCCACTTCTGTTAGAACAAAAAAAGTCACGGATGTGCACTCATCCGTTATTTACCGAAATCAATTCACTGGGCAAGTTACAAGTGTTTATGCAAAGCCATGTGTTTGCCGTCTGGGACTTCATGACCCTCACCAAGCGCCTGCAACAAGACCTGACATGCACACAGCTGCCCTGGCTCCCACCAACCAATCCCGAGGCCGCTCGGCTGATCAATGAAATCGTGCTCAGCGAAGAGTCGGACGAGCACCTGGAGCGCGGTCATTGCAGTCATTTCGAGCTGTACCGGGACGCCATGGCAGAAGTCGGCGCCAGCACCGTCGCCATCGACACCTTCATTGCACTGCAACGCCAAGGTGTGAAGGCCACTGCTGCGCTGCAACAGATTGACGTCTTGCCGGGGGTGGTGCGCTTTGTCGCCAAGACCCTGGATATCGCGCTGCACGCGCCAACGCACTGCGTGGCAGCGGCCTTCCTGCATGGTCGGGAGAGTGTTGTCCCCGCCATGTTCGAACGCCTGCTCAAGGGCTGTGAAATCATCCATCGCCAAGCCCCCACCCTGAGCCATTACCTCAATCGCCACATCCAACTGGACAGCCAGGACCACGGGCCAGGCGCCCAGCGCTTGTTGCAATGCCTCACCGGCACAGACCCCGAGCGCCAGCAGCAAACCGCCGACACCGCCCTCGCGGCCGTGGACAGTCGCATCGCGCTCTGGGACGACGTGCGCGCCGCTTTGCAGAAGGTGCGCCCATGA
- a CDS encoding sigma-70 family RNA polymerase sigma factor yields the protein MDSATDGQQQLHLLYRDHHGWLQGWLRKRLGDREHAADVAQDTFLRLLVSGRFPGDKESRSYLVQIARNLVIDQWRRLRIERAYLESIAHLPEPESPSLETRALILETLMQIDAMLDRMPDNVRRAFLLSQFEGLSYAQIAERLGVSLSSVQKYMTRAIVACYQVAYAE from the coding sequence ATGGACAGCGCGACTGACGGCCAGCAACAGCTTCACCTCCTGTACCGCGACCATCACGGTTGGCTGCAAGGCTGGTTGCGCAAACGCCTGGGCGACCGTGAGCACGCCGCCGACGTGGCCCAGGACACGTTCCTGCGCCTGCTGGTATCGGGGCGTTTTCCCGGAGACAAGGAAAGCCGCAGCTACCTGGTGCAGATCGCCCGCAACCTGGTGATCGACCAGTGGCGGCGCCTGCGCATCGAGCGCGCCTACCTGGAAAGCATCGCGCACCTGCCCGAGCCCGAGTCGCCGTCCCTGGAAACCCGCGCGCTGATCCTCGAAACCCTGATGCAGATCGACGCCATGCTCGACCGCATGCCCGACAACGTGCGCCGTGCCTTCCTGCTGTCGCAGTTCGAAGGCCTGAGCTATGCGCAGATCGCCGAACGCCTGGGCGTCAGCCTCAGCTCGGTGCAGAAGTACATGACCCGCGCCATCGTCGCCTGCTACCAAGTGGCCTACGCCGAATGA
- a CDS encoding efflux transporter outer membrane subunit — MKRVAWLTLSLISLSACTVGPDFHTPQSAAVTQWSAPQGRQAASRAVSDPLQERWWDVFHDAQLSALTRRALTDNLDLKLASSRLQQSRAVRQVTTAERYPNVDASGAYQRKRNSGKGLSDPSGENGRAAFSQWDAGFSASWELDFWGRVQRETEAADATLQVAENDRRAVLLAVLAETAKDYIQLRGVQNTRAVTEQNLDVARHSLKLSQLRLADGVATDLDVAEAAAQVATIEARLPDLQQRQDQLINALSLLMGEPPQALHAQLSQDAAVPQTQRQVAIGLPSELAERRPDIRQAEARLHAATANIGVAKGDFYPRITLSGSLGSQAMQLADFGSWGSRAFAFGPQFSLPLFNGGRLEGMLNLREAQQQEAALAYQQTVLRAWHEIDDQLTRYNASQLRRDSLAEAVRQNQIALVTAQHQYVEGVVDFVNVLTVQGALLATQEQWVESSTGVSLAMVGLYKALGGGWESVYPLHTAAR; from the coding sequence ATGAAACGAGTTGCCTGGCTCACCTTGAGCCTTATCAGCCTGAGCGCCTGCACCGTCGGCCCGGATTTCCATACACCGCAAAGTGCGGCAGTGACGCAATGGAGCGCACCCCAAGGCCGCCAAGCCGCCAGTCGCGCCGTCAGCGATCCGTTGCAAGAGCGTTGGTGGGACGTGTTCCACGACGCGCAACTCTCGGCCCTGACCCGCCGCGCGCTCACCGACAACCTTGACCTGAAACTCGCCAGCAGCCGCCTGCAACAAAGCCGCGCGGTGCGCCAGGTGACCACCGCCGAGCGTTATCCTAACGTCGACGCCAGCGGCGCCTACCAGCGCAAACGCAACAGCGGCAAAGGCTTGAGCGACCCGTCCGGCGAGAACGGCCGCGCCGCGTTCAGTCAGTGGGATGCGGGCTTCTCGGCGTCCTGGGAGCTGGATTTCTGGGGCCGCGTCCAACGGGAAACCGAAGCCGCCGACGCCACCTTGCAAGTCGCCGAAAACGACCGTCGCGCGGTGCTGCTCGCGGTGCTCGCTGAAACCGCCAAGGACTACATCCAACTGCGCGGCGTACAAAACACCCGCGCCGTCACCGAGCAAAACCTCGACGTGGCGCGCCACAGCCTCAAGCTCTCGCAACTGCGTTTGGCCGATGGCGTGGCGACCGACCTGGACGTGGCCGAAGCCGCCGCCCAAGTCGCCACCATCGAAGCGCGCCTGCCGGATTTGCAGCAGCGCCAGGACCAGTTGATCAACGCCCTGAGCCTGCTGATGGGCGAGCCGCCGCAAGCGCTGCACGCGCAGCTGTCCCAGGACGCCGCCGTGCCGCAAACCCAGCGTCAGGTTGCGATTGGCCTGCCGTCGGAGCTGGCGGAACGGCGGCCGGATATCCGTCAGGCCGAAGCGCGCTTGCACGCGGCCACCGCGAATATCGGCGTGGCCAAGGGCGATTTCTACCCGCGCATCACCTTGTCCGGCAGCCTGGGTTCCCAGGCCATGCAATTGGCGGATTTCGGCTCGTGGGGTTCCCGCGCGTTTGCCTTCGGCCCGCAGTTCAGCCTGCCGCTGTTCAATGGCGGGCGCCTCGAAGGCATGCTCAACCTGCGCGAAGCCCAGCAACAGGAAGCGGCGCTGGCGTACCAGCAAACCGTGCTGCGCGCCTGGCATGAGATCGACGACCAACTGACCCGCTACAACGCCAGCCAACTGCGCCGCGACAGCCTCGCCGAAGCGGTGCGGCAGAACCAGATCGCCCTGGTCACGGCGCAACATCAGTACGTCGAAGGCGTGGTGGACTTCGTCAACGTCCTCACTGTGCAAGGCGCGCTGCTGGCCACGCAAGAGCAGTGGGTGGAAAGCTCCACCGGCGTGTCCCTGGCCATGGTTGGCTTGTACAAAGCGTTGGGCGGCGGCTGGGAATCGGTGTATCCGCTGCACACCGCCGCGCGGTAA
- a CDS encoding HlyD family secretion protein, with product MKRKDKIAVTVIAIFAVGVLVYLVAPGVLGSKRQTTNDAFVAADFTLVAPRVAGFIKEVLVEDNQRVKAGQLLALIDDRDFRAAAQAADADTLVARAQLKNASATLERQSSVIAQAQATVAADRAEMAFAEHELNRYNHLAGVGAGTVQNAQQAKTRIDQATARLANATAVLAAERKQVEILSAQRDAAEGGLKRAQAALEMASYQLSYTRIVAPVDGMVGERAVRVGAYVTPGSKILAVVPLAEAYVVANFQETQLSHMHAGQAVQVRVDSLDGELLNGHLESLAPATGVTFAAVKPDNATGNFTKVVQRIPVKIVLEPGQALTERLRVGMSVEASVDTQPVAQQREVAQQ from the coding sequence ATGAAACGCAAAGACAAAATTGCCGTCACCGTTATCGCCATATTTGCCGTCGGCGTGCTGGTGTACCTGGTCGCACCGGGCGTGCTCGGCAGCAAGCGCCAGACCACCAACGACGCCTTCGTCGCCGCCGACTTCACCCTGGTGGCGCCGCGTGTGGCCGGCTTTATCAAGGAAGTGCTGGTGGAAGACAACCAGCGCGTCAAGGCCGGGCAACTGCTGGCGCTGATCGACGACCGCGACTTTCGCGCCGCCGCCCAGGCCGCCGACGCCGATACCCTGGTCGCCCGCGCCCAACTGAAAAACGCCAGCGCCACCCTGGAGCGCCAAAGCTCGGTGATCGCCCAGGCCCAGGCCACCGTCGCCGCCGACCGCGCCGAAATGGCCTTTGCCGAACACGAACTGAACCGCTACAACCACCTCGCCGGTGTCGGCGCGGGCACCGTGCAGAACGCCCAGCAGGCCAAGACCCGTATCGACCAGGCCACGGCGCGCCTGGCCAACGCCACGGCGGTGCTCGCGGCCGAACGCAAGCAAGTGGAAATCCTCAGCGCCCAGCGCGACGCCGCCGAAGGCGGGCTCAAAAGGGCCCAGGCCGCGCTGGAAATGGCCAGCTATCAACTGTCGTACACGCGCATCGTCGCGCCGGTGGATGGCATGGTCGGCGAGCGTGCGGTGCGCGTCGGCGCCTATGTGACGCCGGGCAGCAAGATCCTCGCCGTAGTGCCGTTGGCCGAGGCCTACGTGGTGGCCAATTTCCAGGAAACCCAGCTCTCCCATATGCACGCCGGCCAAGCCGTGCAGGTGCGTGTCGATAGCCTCGATGGCGAGCTGCTCAACGGCCATCTGGAAAGCCTCGCGCCGGCGACCGGGGTGACGTTCGCGGCGGTCAAGCCGGACAACGCCACCGGCAACTTCACCAAGGTGGTGCAGCGCATTCCGGTGAAGATCGTGCTAGAGCCGGGCCAGGCGCTGACCGAACGCCTGCGCGTCGGCATGTCGGTGGAAGCCAGCGTCGATACGCAACCGGTGGCGCAGCAGCGTGAGGTGGCCCAGCAATGA
- a CDS encoding MFS transporter produces MTSLAAPALQAAAKPVAITPPVFGPRIIIGLVGVLLAVLVSGLNEMVTKVALADIRGALYIGFDEGTWLVAAYTATSVAAMAFAPWCSVTFSLRRFTLCAIGLFTVLGILCPFAPNYESLLLLRTVQGLAGGALPPMLMTVALRFLPANVKLYGLAGYALTATFGPSLGTPLAALWTEYVGWQWAFWQIVAPCLLAMAAVAYGLPQDPLRLERFKQFNWRGLLLGFPAICMLVIGILQGNRLDWFESGLITFLLSGGTLLLVLFMINEWSHPMPFFKLQMLGLRNLAFALIVLAGVLMVLTSVIIIPSSFLAQVQGYRPLQTAPVMLLMALPQLIALPLVAALCNLRWVDCRWVLGIGLGMLVLCCVGSAHLTSAWIRDDFYGLYLLQIFGQPMAVLPLLMLSTGSIQPMDGPFASAWFNTVKGLAAVIATGVIDTLTTQPLHFHSTMLVDRLGNSPLADGDAPGLAHRLHEQAVVLTSSDLYYVMAAVAVALILLIFWMPTRIFPPRAPT; encoded by the coding sequence ATGACTTCCCTCGCTGCCCCCGCACTCCAGGCCGCAGCCAAACCCGTTGCCATCACCCCGCCCGTGTTCGGCCCGCGCATCATCATCGGCCTGGTCGGCGTGTTGCTGGCGGTGCTGGTGTCCGGCCTCAACGAGATGGTCACCAAGGTCGCCCTTGCTGACATCCGTGGCGCGTTGTACATCGGCTTCGACGAAGGCACCTGGCTGGTCGCGGCCTACACCGCCACCTCCGTCGCGGCCATGGCGTTTGCGCCCTGGTGTTCGGTGACGTTTTCCCTGCGCCGCTTCACCCTGTGCGCCATCGGCCTGTTCACCGTGCTGGGTATCCTGTGCCCGTTCGCGCCGAACTACGAAAGCCTGTTGCTGCTGCGCACCGTGCAAGGCCTGGCGGGTGGCGCGCTGCCGCCGATGCTGATGACCGTGGCACTGCGTTTCCTGCCGGCCAACGTCAAGCTATACGGCCTGGCCGGCTACGCGCTCACCGCCACCTTCGGGCCGAGCCTCGGCACGCCGTTGGCGGCGCTGTGGACCGAATACGTCGGCTGGCAATGGGCGTTCTGGCAGATCGTCGCGCCGTGCCTGTTGGCGATGGCCGCCGTGGCCTACGGTCTGCCGCAAGACCCGCTGCGCCTGGAGCGCTTCAAGCAGTTCAACTGGCGCGGCCTGCTGCTGGGGTTCCCGGCGATCTGCATGCTGGTGATCGGCATCCTCCAAGGCAATCGCCTGGACTGGTTCGAGTCGGGCCTGATCACCTTCCTGCTCAGCGGTGGCACGCTGTTGCTGGTGCTGTTCATGATCAATGAATGGTCGCACCCGATGCCGTTCTTCAAGCTGCAAATGCTCGGCCTGCGCAACCTGGCGTTCGCCCTGATCGTGCTGGCCGGGGTGTTGATGGTACTGACCTCGGTGATCATCATCCCGTCGAGTTTTCTCGCCCAGGTGCAAGGTTATCGCCCGCTGCAAACCGCGCCGGTGATGTTGCTGATGGCGCTGCCGCAATTGATCGCGCTGCCGCTGGTGGCGGCGCTGTGCAACCTGCGCTGGGTCGATTGCCGCTGGGTGCTGGGCATCGGCCTGGGCATGTTGGTGCTGTGCTGCGTCGGCAGTGCCCATCTCACGTCGGCGTGGATTCGCGACGACTTCTACGGCCTGTACCTGCTGCAAATTTTCGGGCAACCGATGGCGGTGTTGCCGTTGCTGATGCTCTCTACCGGCAGCATCCAACCGATGGACGGGCCGTTCGCCTCGGCCTGGTTCAACACCGTCAAAGGCCTCGCCGCCGTGATCGCCACCGGCGTGATCGACACGCTGACCACCCAGCCCCTGCACTTCCACTCGACCATGTTGGTGGACCGCCTGGGCAACTCGCCCCTGGCCGACGGCGACGCGCCGGGCCTGGCGCACCGCCTGCACGAGCAGGCCGTGGTGCTGACTTCTTCGGATCTGTATTACGTCATGGCCGCGGTCGCGGTGGCGTTGATCCTGCTGATTTTCTGGATGCCCACGCGGATCTTTCCGCCCCGCGCACCGACTTGA
- a CDS encoding GntR family transcriptional regulator, whose protein sequence is MTQKPNPLSSIRISGPIPAHLARSVIEETLRNAILDGRLPCGTAMRQQELASLFGVSRMPVREALRQLEAQSLLHVVTHKGAVVAPLIEDNSAETYALRMLLESEALRLSIPLLTEADIAEADACISALEREKDYSEMGRLNRLFHMALYGKAPNQRLLTLVEHGLNEEERFLRFNLEAMGLGETSQEDHRELLSLVTQKKVDESVLTLRNHLTRGMEVITTYLNSLDAADRKDAR, encoded by the coding sequence GTGACGCAGAAGCCGAACCCCTTGAGCAGCATCAGAATCAGCGGGCCTATTCCCGCCCACCTTGCACGCTCCGTGATCGAAGAGACCTTGCGCAATGCGATCCTCGATGGTCGATTGCCGTGTGGCACGGCCATGCGCCAGCAAGAGCTGGCCAGCCTGTTCGGGGTCAGCCGCATGCCGGTGCGCGAGGCCTTGCGTCAGCTCGAGGCTCAATCGTTGCTGCACGTGGTGACCCATAAAGGCGCCGTCGTTGCCCCCTTGATCGAAGACAATTCGGCGGAGACCTACGCCCTGCGCATGCTGCTGGAATCCGAGGCGCTGCGCCTGTCGATTCCGTTGCTCACCGAAGCCGACATCGCCGAGGCAGATGCCTGCATCAGTGCCCTGGAGCGGGAAAAGGATTACTCCGAGATGGGCCGCCTCAATCGCCTGTTCCACATGGCGCTGTATGGCAAGGCTCCCAACCAGCGGCTGCTGACCCTGGTTGAACACGGTTTGAACGAGGAAGAACGCTTCCTGCGCTTCAACCTTGAAGCGATGGGTCTGGGCGAGACGTCACAGGAGGACCACCGTGAACTGCTGAGCCTGGTGACGCAGAAGAAAGTCGATGAAAGCGTGCTGACGCTGCGCAATCACCTGACGCGCGGCATGGAGGTGATCACCACCTACCTGAACAGTCTGGATGCTGCCGACAGGAAAGATGCACGCTAG
- a CDS encoding ABC transporter substrate-binding protein — protein sequence MSKSIPFARLAATVGLGVSLLAGSLVAPAAAQAEGEIRIAEQFGIVYLLLNVVRDQNLIEKYGKQEGIDIKVDWTQLSGGAAVNDALLSGSIDIAGAGTGPLLTIWDRTHGKQNVKAVASLGNFPYYLVSNNPKVKTIADFTEQDRIAVPAVGVSVQSRFLQYAAAKQWGDKEFNRLDKYTVAVPHPDATAALIAGGTELTGHFSNPPFQDQALANPNVHVVLNTYDLFGPNSPTVLFATEKFRNDNPKTYKAFIDALTEAAQFAQNDKGAAADTYIRVTKAKIDRAELLKIIDNPQFEFSITPKNTYPLAEFLYRVGAIKNKPESWKDYFFQDAKPLQGS from the coding sequence ATGTCCAAGAGCATTCCATTCGCACGACTGGCCGCAACCGTCGGCCTGGGTGTCAGCCTGTTGGCCGGCAGCCTTGTGGCGCCGGCGGCCGCGCAGGCCGAAGGCGAGATCCGCATCGCCGAGCAGTTCGGCATCGTCTACCTGTTGCTGAACGTGGTGCGCGACCAGAACCTCATCGAGAAATACGGCAAGCAGGAAGGCATCGACATCAAGGTGGACTGGACCCAGCTGTCCGGTGGCGCAGCGGTCAACGACGCGTTGCTGTCCGGTTCCATCGACATTGCCGGCGCCGGCACCGGCCCGCTGCTGACCATCTGGGACCGCACCCACGGCAAGCAGAACGTCAAGGCGGTCGCCTCCCTCGGTAACTTCCCTTACTACCTGGTGAGCAACAATCCGAAGGTCAAGACCATCGCCGATTTCACCGAGCAAGACCGCATCGCCGTACCCGCAGTGGGCGTGTCGGTACAGTCGCGCTTCCTGCAATACGCCGCCGCCAAGCAGTGGGGCGACAAGGAATTCAACCGCCTCGACAAGTACACCGTCGCCGTCCCGCACCCCGATGCCACGGCGGCACTGATCGCCGGCGGCACCGAGTTGACCGGGCACTTCTCCAACCCGCCGTTCCAGGACCAGGCGCTGGCCAACCCCAACGTGCACGTGGTGTTGAACACCTACGACCTGTTCGGCCCGAACTCGCCGACCGTGCTGTTTGCCACCGAGAAATTCCGCAACGACAACCCGAAAACCTACAAGGCCTTCATCGACGCCCTCACCGAAGCCGCGCAGTTCGCCCAGAACGACAAAGGCGCCGCCGCCGACACTTACATCCGCGTGACCAAGGCCAAGATCGACCGCGCCGAGTTGCTGAAAATCATCGACAACCCGCAGTTCGAGTTCAGCATCACGCCGAAAAACACCTACCCACTGGCCGAATTCCTCTACCGCGTCGGCGCCATCAAAAACAAGCCTGAATCGTGGAAGGACTACTTCTTCCAGGACGCCAAGCCGCTGCAAGGAAGTTGA
- a CDS encoding LysR family transcriptional regulator, translating into MQLPDMNLLVALDALLDEGSVVGAARRMNLSPAAMSRTLTRIREAVGDPILVRAGRGLVPTPKALQLQAQVRNVVEQAALVFRSADQVDLSTLRRRFSVRANDFFIGVYGGRLFDTMERMAPLCELCFVPEGDTDDEALREGRLDLRVSNTQPASPEVKVQNLFSTTFVGLAREDHPLFDEDITAARFASYSHISISRRGIARGPIDTALNAQGLERRVAMIAPGFHGAMFMLPDSDLILPVPKEALYSANRLKLPLRAFALPISLPTLVLAQSWHPRFDKDPAHKWLRETMRESCHATWLEAQPT; encoded by the coding sequence ATGCAACTACCGGACATGAACCTGCTGGTCGCTCTCGACGCCTTGCTCGACGAGGGCAGCGTCGTCGGCGCCGCGCGCCGCATGAACCTCAGCCCGGCGGCCATGAGCCGCACCCTCACGCGCATTCGCGAGGCGGTGGGCGACCCGATCCTGGTGCGCGCCGGTCGCGGCCTGGTGCCGACGCCCAAGGCGTTGCAGCTGCAAGCCCAGGTGCGCAACGTGGTGGAGCAGGCTGCGCTGGTGTTTCGTTCGGCGGACCAGGTGGACCTGAGCACCTTGCGCCGTCGTTTCAGCGTGCGCGCCAATGACTTCTTTATCGGCGTGTACGGCGGCCGCCTGTTCGACACCATGGAACGCATGGCGCCGCTGTGTGAGCTGTGCTTCGTGCCCGAAGGCGACACCGACGACGAAGCGCTGCGCGAAGGGCGCCTGGACCTGCGGGTGAGCAACACCCAGCCCGCCAGCCCCGAAGTGAAGGTGCAGAACCTGTTCTCCACGACCTTTGTCGGCCTGGCGCGGGAAGACCACCCGCTGTTCGACGAAGACATCACCGCCGCGCGCTTTGCCAGCTATTCCCACATCAGCATCTCGCGGCGCGGCATTGCCCGTGGGCCGATTGATACCGCGCTGAACGCCCAGGGCCTGGAGCGCCGCGTGGCGATGATCGCGCCGGGGTTCCACGGGGCGATGTTCATGCTGCCCGACTCCGACCTGATCCTGCCGGTGCCCAAGGAAGCGCTCTACAGCGCCAATCGCCTCAAGTTGCCACTGCGCGCATTTGCCTTGCCGATCTCCCTGCCGACGCTGGTGCTGGCGCAATCCTGGCACCCGCGCTTCGACAAGGACCCGGCCCACAAGTGGCTGCGCGAGACCATGCGCGAAAGCTGCCACGCCACCTGGCTCGAAGCCCAACCCACCTAA
- a CDS encoding transposase, with product MFAGIDVSKDDLEAQLDSQAEEMSCSNTAAGFSRLIRWLKSHHVSRVVLEATGGYERQVMKALQAADLEVVRINPSRARSFARALGLQAKTDPIDAKLLAHFAATIKPPKSQPTSPEQDDLRALVHQRENFVQQRSDDERRVKTASSDAVKNLLKSHIDYLAKVIASVDIQIRQSVENLNKKRVSQLCSVKGIGLITAASLMAYLPELGSVGRREIAALSGLAPYNNDSGKHKGKRYICGGRFSVRRSLYMACWSVIRFQPEFNARYKALRDKGKCAKVALIACMRVLLIRLNAMIRDGSEWSDCVA from the coding sequence ATGTTTGCAGGCATCGATGTTTCAAAAGACGATCTTGAAGCGCAGCTCGATTCCCAAGCTGAGGAGATGAGCTGCTCCAACACAGCGGCCGGTTTTTCACGGCTGATTCGTTGGCTGAAGAGTCACCACGTTAGTCGTGTGGTGCTGGAGGCGACGGGCGGTTACGAGCGCCAGGTCATGAAAGCACTTCAGGCGGCAGATTTGGAAGTTGTGAGGATTAACCCCAGCCGGGCCAGGAGCTTTGCCCGAGCGTTGGGGTTGCAAGCTAAAACCGACCCAATAGACGCAAAGCTTCTTGCCCATTTCGCGGCCACTATCAAGCCCCCAAAAAGCCAGCCTACTAGCCCTGAACAAGACGACTTACGAGCCTTGGTGCACCAGCGCGAGAACTTTGTTCAGCAGCGAAGCGACGATGAGCGTCGTGTCAAAACGGCCTCTTCTGATGCTGTTAAAAACCTGCTGAAAAGCCATATCGATTACCTGGCCAAAGTCATAGCGTCAGTTGATATACAGATTCGCCAAAGCGTTGAAAACCTTAATAAAAAAAGGGTTTCACAATTGTGCTCGGTCAAAGGAATAGGGCTTATTACCGCTGCTAGCTTGATGGCCTACCTGCCTGAGTTGGGCAGCGTTGGGCGTCGTGAGATCGCCGCACTCTCGGGCCTTGCTCCGTATAACAACGACAGTGGCAAGCACAAAGGTAAGCGCTATATCTGCGGTGGGAGGTTCTCGGTCCGACGCTCGCTCTACATGGCGTGCTGGTCCGTCATTCGCTTTCAGCCTGAATTCAACGCGCGATATAAAGCTCTGCGTGATAAAGGAAAATGCGCAAAAGTAGCGCTTATCGCCTGCATGCGAGTGTTGTTGATACGCCTGAATGCAATGATCCGAGACGGCTCGGAGTGGAGCGATTGCGTAGCGTAA
- a CDS encoding ABC transporter permease encodes MRQEYEITLEPLLSVPVERELPLRQRLWQQGWLRKGLILIVLAILWEAVARYQNNDLLLPSFLQTSAALYDGLLSGELLSKVSISLVVLLKGYLIGVVLAFALTTLAVSTQVGRDLLSTLTSMFNPLPAIALLPLALLWFGLGQNSLIFVLVHSVLWALALNTYSGFLGVSETLRMAGRNYGLKGMRFVLFILIPAALPSILAGLKIGWAFAWRTLIAAELVFGATSGKGGLGWYIFQNRNELYTDKVFAGLAVVILIGLLVENLVFDTFERLTVKRWGMQR; translated from the coding sequence ATGCGCCAGGAATACGAAATCACCCTAGAACCCCTGCTCAGCGTCCCCGTGGAACGTGAGCTGCCCCTGCGCCAACGCCTGTGGCAACAAGGCTGGCTGCGCAAGGGCTTGATCCTGATCGTGCTGGCGATCCTCTGGGAAGCCGTCGCGCGCTACCAGAACAACGACCTGCTGCTACCGAGCTTCCTGCAGACCAGCGCTGCGCTCTACGACGGCCTGCTCAGCGGCGAGTTGCTGAGCAAGGTGAGCATCTCGCTGGTGGTGCTGCTCAAGGGCTACCTGATCGGCGTCGTGCTGGCATTTGCCCTGACCACCCTGGCGGTCTCGACCCAGGTGGGCCGCGACCTGCTCAGCACCCTGACCTCGATGTTCAACCCGCTGCCGGCGATTGCCCTGCTGCCGCTGGCGCTGTTGTGGTTTGGCCTGGGGCAGAACAGCCTGATCTTCGTGCTGGTGCATTCGGTGCTGTGGGCGCTGGCGCTGAACACCTATTCGGGGTTTCTCGGCGTGTCCGAAACCCTGCGCATGGCCGGGCGCAACTACGGCCTCAAGGGCATGCGCTTCGTACTGTTCATCCTGATCCCGGCCGCGCTGCCGTCGATCCTTGCCGGCCTCAAGATTGGCTGGGCCTTTGCCTGGCGCACCCTGATCGCCGCCGAGTTGGTGTTTGGCGCCACCAGCGGCAAGGGCGGCCTGGGTTGGTACATCTTCCAGAACCGCAATGAGCTGTACACCGACAAGGTGTTTGCCGGGCTGGCGGTGGTGATCCTGATCGGCCTGCTGGTGGAGAACCTGGTGTTTGACACCTTCGAGCGCCTCACCGTGAAGCGTTGGGGCATGCAGCGCTAA
- a CDS encoding ABC transporter ATP-binding protein has protein sequence MNAPLQGHAASNLHATAPLLAVDNVSLEYRTPERVVRATHQVSFEIDPADRYVLLGPSGCGKSTLLKAIAGFIKPCEGEIRLLGQKVEQPGPDRIVVFQEFDQLPPWKTVKQNVMFPLLASKTLKRREAEERALHYLDKVGLSAFADAYPHTLSGGMKARVAIARALAMQPKILLMDEPFAALDALTRRKMQEELLLLWEEVRFTLLFVTHSIEEALVVGNRILLLSPHPGRVRAEIHSHQYDLHSLGGVEFQHSARRIHRLLFDEANDVEPELGFADIRIAY, from the coding sequence ATGAACGCGCCCTTGCAAGGCCACGCGGCCAGCAACCTGCACGCCACCGCCCCCTTGCTGGCGGTGGATAACGTCAGCCTGGAATACCGCACCCCCGAACGCGTGGTGCGGGCCACCCACCAGGTCAGTTTCGAGATCGACCCGGCCGACCGCTACGTGCTGCTCGGCCCTTCGGGTTGCGGTAAATCCACCTTGCTCAAGGCCATCGCCGGGTTTATCAAACCCTGCGAAGGCGAGATCCGCCTGCTCGGGCAAAAGGTCGAGCAACCGGGCCCGGACCGCATCGTCGTGTTCCAGGAATTCGACCAATTGCCGCCGTGGAAAACCGTCAAGCAGAACGTCATGTTCCCGCTGCTGGCGTCCAAAACCTTGAAGCGTCGCGAAGCCGAAGAACGCGCGCTGCACTATCTCGACAAGGTTGGTCTCAGCGCCTTTGCCGATGCTTACCCGCACACCCTTTCCGGTGGCATGAAAGCCCGCGTGGCGATTGCCCGCGCGCTGGCCATGCAGCCGAAAATCCTGCTGATGGACGAGCCCTTCGCCGCCCTCGATGCCCTGACCCGACGCAAGATGCAGGAAGAGTTGCTGCTGCTCTGGGAAGAAGTGCGCTTCACCCTGCTGTTCGTCACGCACTCCATCGAAGAAGCGCTGGTGGTGGGCAACCGCATCCTGTTGCTGTCGCCCCATCCGGGGCGTGTGCGCGCGGAAATCCACAGCCATCAATACGACCTGCACAGCCTCGGCGGTGTGGAGTTCCAGCACTCGGCGCGGCGAATTCATCGCTTGCTGTTCGATGAAGCCAACGACGTGGAACCTGAGCTGGGTTTTGCCGATATCCGCATCGCGTATTAA